A genomic region of Thermodesulfobium narugense DSM 14796 contains the following coding sequences:
- a CDS encoding radical SAM/SPASM domain-containing protein: protein MLKFDFFIQVHLTERCNLRCRHCYQENQKTELKFDDWENFFSYSKDLIREWEIKYDIEIPFLIKLTGGEPFLREDFFEIVKFLNEIDIEPYILTNGTLIDKKMLSDLKKFRFNGFQISIEGSKDTHDNIRGQGTFYKVKDAIKLLKEENFRVFLKTTLSRLNYKDLNDLIDISNKWGVDGLGFSRLVPIGNGSKLHDYMLSSSELKDFYLNLKAKNITSFELLIEDPLGVCVLDDELKDKINSIGGCSAGFSSITVLSDGEIVPCRRMPISLGNILKDDLRKIWSENEVLLSLRDKNKYKNGCSSCLYWNVCRGCRAIAYSLSKEKQSWLNKDPQCFLTESLIK, encoded by the coding sequence ATGTTAAAGTTTGACTTTTTTATTCAGGTTCATTTAACAGAGAGATGTAATCTTAGGTGCAGACATTGTTATCAAGAAAATCAAAAGACTGAATTAAAGTTTGACGATTGGGAGAATTTTTTCTCCTATAGTAAAGATTTAATAAGGGAGTGGGAGATAAAATATGATATTGAAATTCCATTTTTAATAAAACTAACTGGTGGTGAACCTTTTTTAAGAGAAGACTTTTTTGAAATTGTAAAGTTTTTAAATGAAATTGATATTGAACCTTATATTTTAACAAATGGCACTCTCATTGACAAAAAAATGTTGTCTGATTTAAAAAAATTTAGATTTAATGGATTTCAGATAAGTATAGAAGGTAGCAAAGATACTCATGATAATATTAGAGGACAAGGCACATTTTATAAAGTTAAAGATGCAATAAAACTTTTGAAAGAAGAGAATTTTAGGGTGTTTTTGAAAACTACCTTATCTAGACTTAATTATAAGGATTTAAATGATTTGATAGATATTTCAAATAAGTGGGGGGTGGATGGCCTAGGGTTTTCAAGATTGGTTCCCATTGGCAATGGCTCAAAGCTGCACGATTACATGCTTTCAAGTTCAGAGTTGAAAGATTTCTATTTGAACCTGAAAGCAAAAAATATAACATCATTTGAATTATTGATAGAAGATCCCCTTGGAGTTTGTGTTCTAGATGACGAATTAAAAGACAAAATTAATTCTATTGGCGGTTGTTCGGCAGGATTCTCAAGCATAACAGTTTTGTCCGATGGTGAGATAGTTCCCTGTAGGAGGATGCCAATTTCTTTGGGTAATATATTAAAAGATGATTTGAGAAAGATTTGGTCTGAAAACGAGGTATTGCTCTCTTTAAGAGATAAAAACAAATATAAAAATGGATGTAGTAGTTGTCTTTATTGGAATGTATGTAGAGGCTGTAGGGCTATTGCTTATTCTTTGTCAAAAGAAAAACAAAGTTGGCTAAACAAAGATCCTCAGTGCTTTTTAACTGAGTCTTTGATAAAATGA
- a CDS encoding radical SAM protein → MKELIEDPSVVSLTTNKSVPFTVQIHITERCNLNCRHCYQENEITEEMSLEEIKDYIQEILEVVYDWAEKSEIAFLPNINLLGGEVFLRNDWEEILNFLSRENIEYYILTNATLIDEFVAKKLKNFQVSGVQVSLDGPEKIHDYIRGQDSFKKAVAGIQNLIKNDIHVTLNATISKINYEFFQDLIQVAKDLHVHGLVFSRLVPTGHSQNIKELILTKYELKSLYDLVKENNENSDFKINTGDPIASLYIDCNTSYGFGGCAAGFAGITILSNATLVPCRRLKISLGNLRRDSFREIWSNSEVLNNLRIQENYFGKCRKCSKFMRCRGCRAICFALSSREEYKYLDEDPQCIF, encoded by the coding sequence GTGAAAGAGCTGATAGAAGATCCTTCAGTTGTCAGTTTGACAACTAATAAGAGTGTACCTTTTACAGTTCAAATCCACATTACTGAAAGATGCAATTTGAACTGCAGACACTGTTATCAGGAAAATGAAATAACAGAAGAAATGAGTCTTGAAGAAATTAAAGACTATATACAAGAAATACTTGAAGTAGTTTACGATTGGGCAGAGAAGTCGGAAATTGCTTTTCTGCCCAATATAAATTTATTGGGGGGAGAAGTTTTTTTAAGAAATGATTGGGAAGAGATATTAAATTTTTTATCCAGAGAAAATATAGAGTACTATATATTAACCAATGCAACTCTGATAGACGAGTTTGTTGCAAAAAAACTTAAAAATTTTCAGGTATCTGGAGTACAGGTTAGTCTGGATGGTCCTGAAAAAATTCATGATTACATTAGGGGTCAGGATTCATTTAAAAAAGCTGTTGCCGGTATTCAAAATCTTATAAAAAATGATATTCACGTCACTCTAAATGCTACAATATCAAAAATTAATTATGAATTTTTTCAAGATCTTATTCAGGTTGCAAAAGATTTACATGTACATGGACTGGTATTTTCAAGACTAGTCCCTACTGGGCATTCACAAAACATTAAAGAGTTGATACTTACAAAATATGAGTTAAAATCGCTTTATGATCTTGTTAAAGAGAATAACGAAAATTCAGATTTTAAGATAAACACTGGCGATCCAATTGCTTCTTTGTATATTGATTGCAATACTTCTTACGGTTTTGGTGGATGTGCTGCGGGATTTGCTGGAATAACTATTTTAAGCAATGCAACTTTGGTTCCCTGTAGGAGGCTAAAAATTTCTTTAGGCAATTTGAGAAGAGATTCTTTTAGAGAAATATGGTCAAATTCTGAAGTATTAAACAATCTCAGAATTCAAGAAAATTATTTTGGAAAGTGCAGGAAGTGTTCTAAATTTATGAGGTGTAGAGGTTGTAGAGCAATTTGTTTTGCTCTATCTTCCAGAGAAGAGTATAAATATCTAGATGAAGACCCTCAGTGTATTTTTTGA
- the trxB gene encoding thioredoxin-disulfide reductase, protein MSIIDEKIKSSLKENFLILKDKVNIKVVLPEEKDQFYEYTKEIFEVLPEVSDKISVQFISKSDVLSKLIDEEIKCPIVIFDDEKLDAIFVGTPIGEEAHTLVNAILLISGAKQFLNDKDLSIISDVKKETVVEVYVSPTCPYCPQQAIMAINASMINRNIKTKIIEIFENKEIAQKKSIRSVPVTYVDNEQVAVGLQSNEEFVLSLIGKEVQKLLHNEKDKLKEFDLTIVGAGPAGLSAAIYARRSGLSVGIFEAEMVGGQVLTTPQVENYPGFISISGKSLVDILTQHVLNYVSISIGEEVKKINRVEDYFKVITSDDSYRSKAVLLATGASKRKLKVPGEASFYGKGVSYCALCDGYFYKGKEVFIVGGGNTALTDAIYLKNVGADVTLIHRRDALRAEKYLQDSFFKLGIEVMWNSEVKEILGKESVEFIKIVNNLTGEEQTQALDGLFIAIGYLPNNSLAKDLGVELDEEGYIKVDKNMRTNVHRVYAAGDIVGGEKQIVVAVSRGAIAATSAFEDILSPYWVKK, encoded by the coding sequence ATGAGTATTATTGATGAAAAAATTAAAAGTTCTTTAAAAGAGAATTTTTTGATACTTAAAGATAAAGTAAATATAAAGGTTGTACTTCCCGAAGAAAAAGATCAATTCTACGAATACACTAAAGAAATATTTGAGGTTTTGCCAGAAGTTTCAGATAAGATTTCGGTTCAATTTATATCAAAAAGTGACGTACTCTCAAAGCTTATTGATGAAGAGATAAAGTGCCCAATAGTTATATTTGACGACGAAAAGCTTGATGCAATATTCGTTGGAACGCCTATTGGTGAAGAGGCCCACACATTGGTAAACGCTATTTTACTTATTTCTGGAGCAAAACAATTTCTAAATGATAAAGATTTATCTATAATTAGCGACGTGAAAAAAGAAACAGTTGTAGAAGTTTATGTGAGCCCTACGTGTCCCTATTGTCCTCAACAGGCTATTATGGCTATAAATGCTAGTATGATTAATAGAAACATCAAGACAAAAATTATTGAAATTTTTGAAAATAAAGAGATTGCTCAAAAAAAATCTATTAGGTCAGTTCCTGTTACTTATGTAGATAATGAGCAGGTAGCAGTAGGTCTTCAATCAAATGAAGAATTTGTATTGTCACTAATTGGTAAAGAAGTGCAGAAATTGCTCCATAATGAAAAAGATAAGTTAAAAGAGTTTGACCTAACAATAGTAGGAGCTGGTCCTGCAGGATTATCAGCTGCAATATACGCGAGAAGATCAGGACTTTCAGTGGGTATTTTTGAGGCTGAAATGGTTGGAGGGCAGGTACTTACTACTCCTCAGGTTGAAAACTATCCTGGCTTTATTAGTATTTCGGGAAAATCTTTGGTTGATATTTTAACCCAGCATGTACTCAATTATGTAAGTATAAGTATTGGAGAAGAAGTAAAAAAGATAAATAGAGTTGAAGATTATTTTAAGGTAATCACATCTGATGATTCGTATAGATCTAAAGCTGTTCTTTTGGCAACTGGGGCTTCTAAGAGAAAGTTAAAAGTTCCTGGTGAAGCCTCTTTTTATGGCAAAGGAGTAAGTTACTGCGCGCTATGTGATGGATATTTTTATAAAGGCAAGGAGGTATTTATCGTAGGTGGTGGAAACACGGCTTTAACTGATGCAATATATCTTAAAAACGTTGGTGCTGATGTAACGCTTATTCACAGGAGAGATGCTCTAAGAGCTGAAAAATACCTTCAAGATTCATTTTTCAAACTTGGAATTGAGGTAATGTGGAATAGTGAAGTAAAAGAAATTTTAGGGAAAGAGTCAGTTGAGTTTATTAAAATTGTTAATAACCTTACAGGAGAAGAACAAACTCAAGCTCTTGATGGGCTCTTTATAGCAATTGGATACCTACCAAACAATTCGCTTGCAAAAGACTTAGGGGTTGAGCTTGATGAAGAGGGATATATAAAAGTTGATAAGAACATGAGAACCAACGTTCACAGAGTATATGCAGCTGGCGATATAGTAGGAGGTGAAAAGCAAATTGTAGTAGCAGTCTCAAGGGGAGCTATAGCTGCTACATCTGCATTTGAGGATATATTGTCGCCTTATTGGGTTAAAAAATAA
- a CDS encoding GGDEF domain-containing protein, translated as MCKTENSLDLSLNTLKFILENVEVGFCVYDVGLNKIVYANKYFMKLVNLELDDILSLDNPFILFPENKVAYVKEYMNIKINDLDESNYTKKYVKLRRLKNSTIVHTKFRILKFEQNNKPFLLISASNVTSLVKKIKNLDNKAQTDFLTGIYNRFSMEEKLTRLSQSSNSFGLIMFDIDNFKFFNDTYGHSKGDEILKKIAEKIKSSLRETDIFVRWGGDEFLLILMGVSKEDLLKIAKKIRNKVSEIDFGISEVITLSMGIGTFDNNNIDLDLLVEKVDNAMLKAKSLGKDTFIWCE; from the coding sequence GTGTGTAAGACAGAAAATAGCCTTGATTTGAGTTTAAACACTCTTAAATTTATTTTAGAAAACGTTGAAGTAGGGTTTTGTGTTTATGATGTCGGTTTAAATAAAATAGTATATGCCAATAAATATTTCATGAAGTTAGTTAATTTAGAATTGGATGATATTTTGAGTTTAGATAATCCCTTTATTCTATTTCCAGAAAACAAAGTTGCTTATGTTAAAGAATATATGAATATTAAAATAAATGATTTAGATGAAAGTAATTACACTAAAAAATATGTGAAACTTAGAAGATTAAAAAACTCTACTATTGTGCATACAAAATTTAGAATACTCAAATTTGAACAAAACAATAAGCCTTTTTTGTTAATTAGTGCTTCAAATGTTACAAGTCTTGTTAAAAAAATAAAAAATCTTGACAACAAGGCTCAGACAGATTTCCTTACAGGGATATACAATAGGTTTTCGATGGAAGAAAAATTAACTAGACTTTCACAATCAAGCAATTCTTTTGGATTAATAATGTTTGATATAGATAATTTTAAGTTTTTTAATGATACTTATGGGCATAGCAAGGGAGATGAAATACTTAAAAAAATTGCTGAAAAGATAAAGTCTTCTCTTAGGGAAACAGATATCTTTGTAAGATGGGGTGGCGACGAGTTCTTATTAATCCTGATGGGCGTTTCAAAAGAGGATCTCTTAAAGATAGCAAAAAAAATTAGAAATAAAGTTTCTGAAATAGATTTTGGTATTAGTGAAGTAATTACATTGTCTATGGGTATTGGTACTTTTGATAATAACAATATAGATTTAGATTTATTAGTTGAAAAAGTTGATAACGCTATGTTAAAAGCGAAAAGCTTAGGAAAAGATACATTTATATGGTGCGAATAA
- a CDS encoding class II glutamine amidotransferase, producing MIPALEHIPSGCAAAGIMNKSGVCISGDAIMDMMSVMHSRSNGLGGGFAAYGIYPEIPDYYCLHIMFDNDSAKREVDSLIEENFITERQEKIPTRNIKEIKDPPLLWRYFVLPKPDKLVAKNMDANDFVVRLVMLINTRIPGCYVNSSGKNMGVFKGVGYPEDIGRFFMIEKYSAYIWTAHGRFPTNTPGWWAGAHPFSILDWTVVHNGEISSYGINKRFLETYGYECVLLTDTEVIAYTFDLLVRKHGLPLEIACNVVASKFWKDIELMSEEERKLHTALRMTYGNLLLNGPFAIIVATNNYMMGLNDRIKLRPLVYGKKGDFSYIASEESSIRKIENNLEEVHSLVAGKPLKVEVNKDVCA from the coding sequence ATGATACCTGCATTGGAACATATACCATCTGGATGTGCAGCAGCGGGAATCATGAACAAATCTGGTGTTTGCATATCTGGTGATGCAATTATGGACATGATGTCTGTTATGCATTCTAGATCTAATGGTTTAGGTGGTGGTTTTGCTGCCTATGGTATTTATCCAGAAATTCCAGATTATTATTGTCTACACATTATGTTTGATAATGACTCGGCAAAAAGAGAAGTGGATTCCCTAATTGAAGAAAACTTTATAACAGAACGTCAAGAAAAGATTCCAACTAGAAATATTAAAGAGATTAAAGATCCACCCCTTTTGTGGAGATATTTTGTATTGCCCAAGCCTGATAAGTTGGTAGCTAAAAATATGGATGCCAACGACTTTGTGGTAAGGTTGGTAATGCTTATAAATACTAGAATTCCTGGATGCTATGTAAATTCTTCAGGGAAAAACATGGGAGTTTTTAAAGGTGTAGGTTATCCTGAGGATATTGGTCGTTTTTTTATGATAGAAAAATATAGTGCATATATTTGGACTGCTCACGGAAGATTTCCCACAAATACTCCTGGTTGGTGGGCAGGCGCTCATCCATTTTCTATTCTTGATTGGACTGTAGTTCATAACGGAGAAATTTCTTCATATGGTATTAATAAAAGATTTTTAGAAACCTACGGTTATGAGTGTGTGCTTTTGACTGATACAGAAGTAATTGCATATACTTTTGACCTTCTTGTTAGAAAACATGGTTTGCCTCTTGAAATTGCTTGTAACGTAGTTGCTTCAAAGTTTTGGAAGGACATAGAACTTATGTCTGAAGAAGAGAGAAAACTTCATACCGCTTTAAGGATGACTTATGGAAATTTGCTTTTAAATGGTCCATTTGCAATAATTGTTGCTACAAATAATTATATGATGGGGTTAAATGATAGAATAAAGTTAAGGCCTCTTGTTTATGGTAAAAAGGGTGACTTTTCTTATATAGCAAGCGAAGAATCTTCAATTAGAAAAATAGAAAACAATCTTGAAGAAGTACATTCACTTGTTGCTGGTAAACCCTTGAAAGTTGAGGTAAATAAAGATGTCTGTGCTTGA
- a CDS encoding glutamate synthase-related protein — protein MSVLDKLLPEFFIKVDRELCIKCGQCVKNCGFSALMQDKDKNVKPIHEKCVACQRCMYVCPTKAIQVINFPGTQKNNEYWKPEYIKNIKKQANSGGILLTAAGNDKPYPVIFDRLLLDACQVTNPSIDPLREPMEIISYLGEKPIDISIEFRDNKYVLKDKLKPNIKLNSPIIFAAMSYGAISLNAHKALAKAARECGILMNTGEGGLHRDLYEYSDNIIVQVASGRFGVSPEYLKRSAAIEIKVGQGAKPGIGGHLPGYKVDDEVSSTRMIPKGTDALSPAPHHDIYSIEDLAQLIASLKEATDYSKPVGVKIAAVHNIAAIASGVARADADYIVIDGFRGGTGAAPTMIRDHIGIPIELAIAAVDDRLRKEKIRNKVSIVAAGGIRHAADMAKALALGADFVTIGTVALIAMGCTLCQKCYTGNCSWGIATQRPDLVERLNPDEASKKLVNLIRGWSLELKEIMGALGINAIESLVGNRERLRALELSRETLDVLGVKPAGR, from the coding sequence ATGTCTGTGCTTGATAAGCTTCTTCCTGAATTTTTTATAAAAGTTGATAGAGAACTTTGTATAAAGTGTGGGCAATGTGTTAAGAATTGTGGCTTTTCAGCTCTTATGCAGGATAAAGATAAGAATGTAAAGCCAATTCATGAGAAATGTGTTGCCTGTCAAAGATGTATGTACGTTTGTCCTACAAAAGCTATTCAGGTAATTAATTTTCCAGGCACACAAAAGAACAATGAATATTGGAAACCTGAATATATTAAGAATATAAAAAAACAGGCCAATAGTGGTGGAATATTGTTAACAGCTGCAGGTAATGACAAACCATATCCTGTAATTTTTGATAGACTTTTGTTAGATGCATGTCAGGTTACAAATCCATCAATTGATCCATTAAGAGAGCCAATGGAAATAATAAGTTATTTAGGAGAAAAGCCAATTGACATATCTATAGAATTTAGGGATAACAAATATGTTTTAAAAGATAAACTTAAACCCAATATAAAACTAAATTCTCCCATTATATTTGCAGCAATGTCATATGGAGCAATATCGCTAAATGCGCATAAAGCGCTTGCAAAAGCTGCAAGGGAATGTGGTATTCTGATGAATACTGGTGAAGGTGGATTACACAGAGACCTCTACGAGTATTCAGATAATATAATAGTTCAAGTGGCTTCCGGTAGATTTGGTGTAAGTCCAGAGTATCTTAAAAGATCTGCTGCAATTGAGATTAAAGTTGGACAAGGAGCAAAACCAGGAATAGGAGGGCATTTGCCAGGATATAAGGTTGATGATGAAGTTTCGTCTACCAGAATGATTCCAAAGGGAACTGATGCACTCTCGCCTGCCCCACATCATGATATATATTCAATTGAAGACTTAGCCCAACTAATTGCCTCTTTGAAAGAGGCTACAGATTATTCTAAACCTGTTGGAGTGAAAATTGCAGCAGTTCACAATATTGCAGCAATAGCTTCTGGAGTAGCAAGAGCTGATGCAGATTATATTGTAATTGATGGCTTTAGAGGCGGTACAGGCGCAGCACCAACTATGATAAGAGATCATATTGGAATACCTATTGAACTTGCTATTGCTGCAGTTGATGACAGGTTAAGAAAAGAGAAAATTAGAAATAAAGTTTCTATTGTAGCTGCTGGTGGTATCAGGCATGCTGCTGATATGGCAAAAGCTCTGGCTCTTGGTGCAGATTTTGTTACTATTGGAACTGTTGCATTAATAGCTATGGGTTGTACATTATGTCAAAAATGTTATACAGGAAATTGTTCGTGGGGAATTGCCACTCAAAGGCCAGATCTAGTTGAAAGGCTTAATCCTGATGAAGCATCCAAAAAACTTGTAAACTTAATTAGAGGTTGGAGTCTAGAATTAAAGGAGATAATGGGTGCGTTAGGAATTAATGCGATAGAAAGCTTGGTTGGAAACAGAGAAAGATTGAGAGCGCTGGAACTTTCAAGAGAAACTCTAGATGTTCTTGGCGTGAAGCCTGCCGGGAGGTAA
- a CDS encoding GltB/FmdC/FwdC-like GXGXG domain-containing protein, with translation MITIDATNMDSRQLNEKIKESIRQGHKEINIINVLGQRFIGNGIQNGGLKITIHGTAGNDLGMFMDGVDIELFGNAQDGVGNTLNSGTICVHGNAGDVVGYAARGGKIFIEKNVGYRVGIHMKEYEENVPIIVVGGSAGSFLGEYMAGGILVVLNIDSPKIMKADAIGTGMHGGKIYIRGDVNVNNIGKEVVILDIDDNDYEILKNILSDYGNKFNFNAVELLKDRFIKLKAISHRPYGNLYAY, from the coding sequence ATGATTACAATAGATGCTACAAATATGGATTCAAGACAATTAAATGAAAAAATTAAGGAGTCTATTCGACAAGGTCACAAAGAAATTAACATTATAAATGTACTTGGACAAAGGTTTATTGGTAATGGAATACAAAATGGTGGTTTAAAAATTACCATACACGGCACTGCAGGAAATGATCTTGGCATGTTTATGGATGGCGTGGATATAGAGCTTTTTGGCAATGCACAAGACGGCGTAGGAAATACTTTAAACAGTGGCACAATATGTGTTCATGGAAATGCTGGTGACGTAGTAGGATATGCTGCTAGAGGCGGTAAGATATTTATCGAAAAAAATGTAGGGTATAGAGTAGGTATTCACATGAAAGAGTACGAAGAGAACGTGCCTATTATTGTAGTTGGAGGTAGCGCAGGAAGTTTTTTGGGAGAATACATGGCAGGAGGCATTTTAGTAGTTTTGAATATTGATTCACCTAAAATAATGAAAGCAGATGCAATTGGCACAGGAATGCACGGTGGGAAAATATATATACGTGGTGACGTAAATGTAAACAATATAGGCAAAGAGGTTGTGATACTTGATATAGATGATAATGATTATGAAATATTAAAAAATATTTTGAGTGATTATGGCAATAAATTTAATTTTAATGCTGTAGAACTTTTAAAAGATAGGTTTATTAAGCTTAAAGCAATATCTCACAGGCCATATGGAAATCTCTATGCATATTAG
- the dnaB gene encoding replicative DNA helicase gives MLDRTPPYNLEAEQALLGSMLLSREAIAMCIETVKPEYFYKTAHRHIYSSIVELFDKGDPVDIVTLSEKLSTKNLLDEIGGPSYLADLVSNLLTPANVQYYAKLVEEAALFRKLIEVGTEIVEIGFSRENIEDALDRAEKLVFEITQKRSRKGFVHISDALTSTFEMIDKSFQNKTGITGEPSGFKDFDFLTAGFQPSDLIIIAARPSMGKTAFCLNLARYLSGQPGKAVGIFSLEMSKEQLSQRLICAESMIDIHNLRTGNIQEHEWPRLSRAISKLSECNLYIDDTPNISALEMRAKSRKLKSETPLSLIIVDYLQLMQGRKSENRVQEVAEIARSLKALAREIEVPIIALSQLSRAVETRNEKRPVLSDLRESGEIEQIADVVAFIYRDEYYNPKSDKKRIAEIIIAKQRNGPLGKVELVFLKEQAKFVNKEDFYSNE, from the coding sequence ATGTTAGATAGAACTCCCCCATATAATTTAGAAGCAGAACAAGCCCTTTTGGGTTCTATGTTGCTTAGTAGAGAAGCAATTGCAATGTGTATTGAAACTGTTAAACCAGAATATTTCTATAAAACTGCTCATAGACATATATACTCATCTATTGTAGAGCTATTTGACAAGGGAGATCCTGTAGATATAGTTACTTTGTCTGAAAAATTGTCTACAAAAAATCTATTGGACGAAATAGGTGGACCAAGCTATTTAGCTGACCTCGTTTCAAATTTATTAACCCCAGCTAATGTTCAATACTATGCAAAATTAGTTGAGGAGGCAGCATTATTTAGAAAGTTAATAGAAGTTGGGACAGAAATTGTAGAAATAGGTTTTTCCAGAGAAAATATTGAAGATGCTCTTGATAGAGCAGAAAAACTAGTTTTTGAAATTACACAAAAAAGATCTAGAAAAGGTTTCGTTCATATATCAGATGCTCTCACCTCTACTTTTGAAATGATTGATAAATCATTTCAAAACAAAACAGGTATAACGGGAGAGCCTAGTGGCTTTAAAGATTTTGATTTTTTGACAGCAGGATTTCAACCTTCAGATCTCATTATTATTGCAGCAAGGCCATCAATGGGTAAAACTGCATTCTGTTTGAATCTTGCAAGGTACTTATCTGGGCAACCTGGAAAGGCTGTAGGAATTTTTTCACTTGAAATGTCTAAGGAACAACTATCCCAAAGACTAATATGTGCTGAGAGTATGATAGATATTCATAATCTTAGAACGGGAAATATTCAGGAACATGAATGGCCTAGATTAAGTAGGGCAATATCTAAGCTTTCTGAATGCAACCTTTATATTGATGATACTCCAAACATATCTGCTTTGGAAATGAGAGCGAAATCAAGAAAATTGAAAAGTGAGACTCCATTATCTTTAATAATAGTCGATTATTTGCAGCTTATGCAGGGCAGAAAAAGTGAAAACAGAGTACAAGAAGTGGCTGAAATTGCAAGATCACTCAAGGCATTGGCTAGAGAAATAGAAGTTCCAATAATTGCTCTTTCACAACTATCGAGAGCAGTTGAAACTAGAAACGAAAAAAGGCCAGTACTTTCTGATCTTAGAGAGTCAGGTGAAATTGAACAAATAGCTGATGTTGTAGCATTCATATATAGAGATGAGTACTATAATCCAAAGTCAGACAAGAAAAGAATTGCTGAAATTATTATTGCAAAACAAAGAAATGGTCCTTTGGGCAAAGTAGAATTAGTCTTTTTAAAAGAGCAAGCAAAGTTTGTTAATAAAGAGGATTTTTATAGCAATGAGTAA
- a CDS encoding adenylosuccinate synthase encodes MPGVVIVGAQWGDEGKGKITDWLAQRMNLIVRYQGGDNAGHTVVVDDKEYKFHNIPSGILYSDKKCIIGNGAVLNLWMLHKEVESLRERGHQCKNLFISTRTHLILPFHPIIDKWKDQTPNGKVIGTTGRGIGPTYMDKYGRVGIRMGDLYCSESDLKDLLYKSYEEKVKLYSNFVDLSSINVDSIFKELLRFKEYFADHVIDSVYEINDALKNGQKVLFEGAQGTLLDLDHGTYPFVTSSHPTAGGACMGSGVGPKFINGIIGIAKAYTTRVGEGPFPTELFDDIGERIRQKGHEFGTTTGRPRRTGWLDAVVLHYSSIVNSLDGFALTKLDVLDDLDTLKIAYAYKLRSGKVVDRMPSCMSDLYNVELLYEEMPGWKTDTTNVRKFEDLPENAIKYIKKIEELSKTPVLFVSIGAKRSQTLIADDSVLKKLGI; translated from the coding sequence ATGCCAGGAGTTGTTATTGTAGGAGCACAGTGGGGAGATGAAGGAAAAGGCAAAATAACTGATTGGCTTGCGCAAAGGATGAATCTGATTGTAAGATATCAAGGTGGAGATAATGCTGGTCATACAGTAGTAGTTGACGATAAAGAATATAAGTTTCATAACATACCATCAGGAATTTTATATTCTGATAAAAAATGCATAATTGGCAACGGTGCAGTTTTAAATCTTTGGATGTTACACAAAGAAGTTGAAAGTTTAAGGGAAAGAGGACATCAATGTAAAAATCTTTTTATAAGCACAAGGACTCACTTAATTTTACCGTTTCATCCAATTATAGATAAGTGGAAAGATCAAACTCCTAATGGAAAGGTAATAGGTACTACGGGCAGAGGTATTGGTCCGACATATATGGATAAGTACGGTAGAGTCGGCATAAGAATGGGTGATCTGTATTGTTCTGAGTCTGATTTAAAGGATTTGTTGTATAAATCTTATGAAGAAAAGGTAAAGCTTTATAGTAATTTTGTAGATTTAAGTTCTATAAACGTTGATTCGATTTTTAAAGAGTTGCTTAGATTCAAGGAATACTTTGCAGATCACGTTATTGATTCAGTTTACGAAATTAACGATGCATTAAAAAATGGACAAAAGGTTCTATTCGAGGGAGCACAGGGAACATTGCTTGATCTAGACCACGGAACATATCCGTTTGTAACCTCTTCACATCCAACTGCTGGAGGTGCTTGTATGGGTTCAGGTGTGGGCCCAAAATTTATAAACGGTATAATAGGTATAGCAAAGGCATATACTACAAGAGTTGGTGAGGGACCATTCCCTACAGAATTATTTGATGATATAGGCGAAAGGATTAGACAAAAAGGACATGAATTCGGCACTACTACAGGTAGACCCAGAAGAACTGGCTGGCTTGATGCAGTAGTTTTACACTACAGTTCAATTGTAAACTCTCTTGACGGTTTTGCATTAACAAAACTAGATGTGTTGGATGATTTAGATACCTTAAAAATTGCATATGCTTATAAATTAAGATCTGGTAAGGTTGTAGATAGAATGCCTTCATGCATGTCTGATCTTTATAACGTCGAATTGCTTTATGAAGAAATGCCTGGTTGGAAAACTGATACCACAAATGTTAGAAAATTTGAGGATTTACCTGAGAATGCCATAAAGTACATAAAAAAGATTGAAGAATTATCAAAAACACCTGTTTTATTTGTAAGTATTGGCGCCAAGCGATCTCAAACGCTTATAGCAGATGATTCAGTTCTTAAGAAGCTGGGAATTTAA